The following coding sequences lie in one Thalassoglobus polymorphus genomic window:
- a CDS encoding phosphotransferase enzyme family protein codes for MIFSSAENRSALFELHKEECEHVIRKLVSLPAKSVKVELGGTGFSGAIIFRVALDDDLYALRRWPSPTLPQQRILGLHRYLQHLKERNLPVAVPVSVPNSLPGRQCNRSLINFNGHYWQLEPWLPGEPKHGDEISDTELHEAMQTLARLHLASSDYVTSSSRNDWFSVKTAAPPTVQERISLIDSWNCEKLQLCERAIETAPSEIRDVCRSILNYFVQRATPLRDSLCQKSNQVVTLFPCWRDLWSEHVLFTNDKVTGLIDPNATRCDHVATDLSRLLGSYLGDDKRRWQVALESYQEVRPLTELDHELIHLFDKTSVLLSGMTWIHRWQSKAISADQFDKILDRLRLIKQRLQKL; via the coding sequence ATGATCTTCAGCAGCGCTGAGAACCGCTCAGCTTTGTTTGAATTGCACAAAGAAGAGTGCGAACATGTGATTCGGAAGTTGGTTTCTCTACCGGCGAAGTCGGTGAAAGTCGAGCTTGGCGGAACGGGCTTCAGCGGAGCGATCATCTTTCGAGTCGCTCTCGATGACGATCTCTACGCCTTGCGTCGTTGGCCCAGTCCAACTTTGCCTCAGCAGCGAATTCTTGGACTGCATCGTTATCTTCAGCATCTCAAAGAACGCAATCTTCCGGTCGCCGTTCCTGTTTCTGTCCCGAACTCTCTTCCAGGTCGGCAATGCAATCGGTCGCTCATCAATTTCAATGGTCATTATTGGCAGCTTGAACCTTGGTTGCCGGGCGAACCGAAACATGGCGATGAAATTTCTGATACCGAACTTCATGAAGCGATGCAGACGCTTGCCCGGTTGCATTTAGCCTCCAGCGATTACGTTACAAGTTCTTCTCGGAATGATTGGTTCTCTGTAAAAACAGCGGCTCCTCCTACGGTTCAGGAGCGAATCTCGCTGATTGATTCCTGGAATTGTGAGAAGCTTCAACTGTGCGAAAGAGCGATTGAAACGGCACCGTCTGAAATCCGGGATGTCTGTCGCTCGATCCTCAACTATTTTGTTCAGCGTGCAACCCCGCTGCGGGATTCGTTGTGTCAGAAATCCAATCAAGTTGTGACTCTTTTCCCTTGCTGGCGTGATCTCTGGTCGGAACATGTTCTTTTCACGAATGACAAAGTGACCGGATTGATTGATCCAAATGCAACTCGCTGTGATCACGTTGCAACGGATCTGTCGCGGCTTCTCGGCAGTTATCTGGGAGACGATAAACGGCGTTGGCAAGTTGCACTTGAGAGCTATCAAGAGGTTCGTCCGCTCACGGAGTTGGACCATGAGTTGATCCACCTGTTCGACAAAACCTCAGTCTTGTTGAGTGGGATGACATGGATTCATCGTTGGCAAAGCAAAGCAATTTCCGCTGATCAATTCGACAAGATTTTGGACCGCTTGCGACTCATCAAACAGCGTTTGCAGAAGTTGTGA
- a CDS encoding RluA family pseudouridine synthase, whose amino-acid sequence MSIIQPNPKLNVICEDGPVIAVNKPSGVISQGAPAGMQSLAEQVKDYLRQKYNKPGNVYLGIPHRLDRPVSGVSVFTRNSKSAARVSDQFAKRQVTKTYRAILEHIPSQLEGTLEDWIYRIPDQSRVEIRKQNTTGAKEARLRYRVLSEHQGRALVEIDLDTGRMHQIRIQFASRGCPVIGDEKYGAKSTLGNPAAIGLHAWRLSLTHPIRKEAMSITAPLPQAWKQFGFDLNRL is encoded by the coding sequence GTGTCGATCATCCAACCCAACCCAAAATTGAACGTCATTTGTGAAGATGGCCCCGTGATTGCGGTGAATAAACCGAGCGGGGTCATCTCGCAAGGTGCGCCTGCCGGGATGCAAAGTCTGGCCGAGCAGGTCAAAGACTATCTGCGACAGAAGTACAATAAGCCGGGCAATGTTTACCTCGGAATTCCGCATCGTCTCGACCGCCCCGTTTCCGGTGTTTCCGTCTTCACCCGCAATTCGAAGAGTGCAGCCCGGGTCTCTGACCAGTTCGCCAAACGGCAGGTCACTAAAACGTATCGTGCGATCCTCGAACACATTCCAAGTCAGCTAGAGGGGACTCTCGAAGACTGGATTTATCGAATTCCCGATCAATCACGCGTTGAAATTCGCAAGCAAAATACCACCGGTGCAAAAGAAGCGCGGCTGCGTTATCGCGTCTTGTCGGAGCATCAGGGAAGAGCTCTTGTTGAAATTGATCTCGACACGGGTCGGATGCACCAAATTCGCATCCAGTTCGCCAGTCGTGGTTGTCCTGTCATCGGCGATGAGAAGTATGGAGCAAAATCGACGCTCGGCAACCCAGCAGCCATCGGCCTGCATGCCTGGCGATTATCGTTAACCCATCCCATCCGCAAAGAAGCCATGTCGATCACCGCTCCACTTCCACAGGCTTGGAAACAATTCGGATTCGACCTGAATCGACTCTAA
- a CDS encoding gamma-glutamylcyclotransferase family protein: MDVEEELITIFVYGTLKRGDCRHHVVSRFHFLGEAVTQPVYRLFHLGSYPGLVEVAEDGSEVQGELYAIDPERIREVDEIEGVEAGLYQRVPVQLQSPWRISGAETYLYLGDVSHAKDLGTHWEVAES; this comes from the coding sequence ATGGATGTGGAAGAGGAATTAATAACCATTTTCGTCTACGGGACTCTCAAGCGAGGCGATTGTCGACACCATGTGGTTTCTCGGTTCCATTTCCTTGGAGAAGCAGTGACGCAGCCCGTCTATCGACTCTTTCATCTTGGGTCTTATCCCGGACTTGTCGAAGTCGCCGAGGATGGAAGTGAAGTTCAGGGGGAACTCTATGCGATTGATCCGGAGCGCATCAGAGAGGTCGATGAAATTGAGGGAGTTGAGGCCGGTTTGTATCAGCGAGTTCCTGTGCAGTTGCAATCACCTTGGCGAATCAGCGGAGCTGAAACGTATCTTTATCTTGGTGATGTTTCTCATGCAAAAGACCTCGGCACGCACTGGGAAGTGGCAGAGTCATGA
- a CDS encoding adenine phosphoribosyltransferase, whose translation MDLKEKIRNIPNFPKPGIMFRDITPLLSCPDSFRESIKQLADHYRDQKIDAIAAAEARGFIFAAPLALELNAAFIPVRKPGKLPFDTNSFHYELEYGTDTLEIHTDAFSKGDKVLLVDDLLATGGTMNACVKLIEQSGAEVVSCAFALELSFLNGRDVLAPHDCFALMTYDDEN comes from the coding sequence ATGGACTTGAAAGAAAAAATCCGCAACATTCCGAACTTCCCGAAGCCGGGGATTATGTTTCGCGATATCACCCCCCTGCTCTCGTGCCCCGATTCCTTTCGAGAATCCATCAAGCAACTGGCAGATCACTATCGCGATCAAAAAATCGATGCGATCGCAGCCGCCGAAGCGCGCGGATTCATCTTCGCAGCTCCGCTGGCACTGGAGCTGAATGCTGCGTTTATTCCGGTTCGTAAGCCGGGCAAATTGCCTTTCGACACAAATTCATTCCATTACGAATTAGAGTACGGAACGGACACTCTTGAGATTCACACTGATGCCTTCTCAAAAGGTGACAAAGTTCTTTTAGTTGACGATTTACTGGCAACCGGCGGAACGATGAACGCCTGCGTGAAGTTGATCGAGCAGTCTGGTGCCGAGGTGGTCAGCTGTGCATTTGCTCTCGAACTCAGCTTTCTCAATGGAAGAGACGTCCTTGCTCCTCACGACTGCTTTGCTTTAATGACCTATGACGACGAGAACTAG
- a CDS encoding efflux RND transporter permease subunit, translated as MSLPRFGVQNPVLVNMMMLVTLVAGAGFALTLIREMFPESRPNQIAIAAFYPATQPAELERAVTIKIEEAVRDVDGVEKVNSTVSEGVSNTTLTLFNYVKNVDVVMQEVKNEVDALQDLPDDLEKITVTKIEPTLPVIMVSVYGDGDERALKQAAREIKDDLLELPGVSDVQLSGVRDDEISVDVDPEKLLEYDLTFEEIAQAIRQTNLDISGGNLKGDRSQVAVRTLGEEREGQDLEDLEVRALPDGRVIRLADVATIRDDFVDSDVASFWAGKRSATLTVQKTASQDAIQISSLVKAYVAGKQGEPFSLKKDRPQGFLDSLFPDFSEAIIKISGKPNPYEVYAESRKNPFQHHFQVETHNDLARFVEGRLDLMLRNGRSGLILVLMSLVLFLNWRVALWTAIGLPISFLGTFIVMALLGVSFNLLSMFGLIIVLGIIVDDAIVIGENIYRRVEEGMSAREAAILGAEEVQWPVTTAVLTTIAAFLPLMFIRGQIGDFFRELPLVVIAALLVSLVEALLILPAHLRHLPSQKEKRQELRKSAIGRIGRFFDRLQVGVLDALMRVYAGLLRIALRWRYVSLAVAMSLCLVSLGLFVGMVPKAPSGDATGSKEQPPEYQVSIGNLVKWEFIQKMDSESMYAQIEMPVGTNIEAVEEKLRVIGEVAADIVEVEGIQMDVGVMMDVGGAGGLGMEVASHVGQIWIELMASDERELKGLRSSQEVLAQLRQVSENFTGVNSVKWQVMNGGPGGKDIEIRISGGELEELEQVVHEFQDHLATYAGVVDLSDDFDQGKRELQIQLLESARPTGITKASLGQHIRAATYGAEARRITRNREDVKIMVRYPENYREDVFNIESMWIPTPVGADGTRGWVPLTEIAKIEETRGFTQIHRSQQRRAISVYGDIDEAVTAASDVISKVKEDFVPKILDKYPGVKIEFLGSTEEQGKSFSSLKMALPVAGLLIYMMLAALFKSYFQPIVVMSAIPFGFQGAIIGHWITNNPMTILSMIGLIALTGIVVNDSLVLVDFINRRIRAGMNEFEASVQGATLRLRPILLTTVTTSAGLTPLMFERSFQAKFLIPMAVTLTFGLVFATVLTLLIVPVLNMIFFDIRNFLGWLFGKDLSTLAEKELETVSQAEPKTERETGAQISPQPEIL; from the coding sequence ATGTCACTCCCCCGCTTCGGCGTTCAGAATCCTGTTCTCGTCAACATGATGATGCTCGTCACTCTTGTTGCCGGGGCTGGGTTTGCCTTGACGTTGATCCGTGAGATGTTCCCGGAAAGCCGACCGAATCAGATCGCGATAGCTGCTTTCTACCCAGCGACGCAACCGGCTGAACTCGAACGTGCGGTGACAATCAAAATTGAAGAGGCGGTCCGGGATGTGGATGGTGTCGAGAAGGTGAACTCGACAGTGTCCGAAGGAGTGTCGAATACCACTCTCACGCTCTTTAACTACGTCAAGAATGTCGACGTGGTCATGCAGGAAGTGAAGAACGAAGTCGATGCGCTGCAGGATCTTCCGGACGATCTGGAGAAGATCACCGTCACCAAAATTGAACCGACTTTGCCGGTGATTATGGTCTCTGTTTACGGAGATGGGGATGAGCGGGCACTCAAGCAAGCAGCCAGAGAAATCAAGGACGATCTTCTCGAACTTCCCGGTGTCAGCGATGTTCAACTTTCGGGTGTGCGCGATGATGAAATTAGCGTCGACGTCGATCCAGAAAAGCTGCTCGAGTATGACCTGACATTTGAGGAAATTGCTCAAGCGATTCGGCAGACAAATTTGGATATTTCGGGTGGCAACCTGAAGGGAGACCGTTCACAGGTCGCGGTTCGGACTTTGGGGGAAGAGCGTGAAGGTCAAGACCTGGAAGACCTGGAAGTTCGAGCACTGCCTGACGGACGCGTCATTCGACTGGCTGATGTTGCCACAATCCGTGATGATTTTGTTGACAGCGATGTTGCCAGTTTCTGGGCGGGGAAGCGATCGGCAACTCTCACTGTTCAGAAAACAGCCAGTCAGGATGCGATTCAAATTTCCTCGCTCGTCAAAGCGTATGTTGCAGGAAAACAGGGGGAGCCGTTCTCGCTGAAGAAGGATCGGCCCCAAGGATTTCTGGACAGCCTGTTTCCCGATTTTTCGGAAGCGATCATTAAAATTTCCGGGAAACCGAACCCGTATGAAGTTTATGCAGAGAGTCGAAAGAATCCATTCCAGCATCATTTTCAAGTAGAAACTCATAACGATTTGGCCCGCTTTGTCGAAGGGCGACTCGATTTGATGCTCCGCAACGGCAGGTCGGGGCTCATTCTTGTTTTGATGAGTCTCGTTCTGTTTTTGAATTGGCGTGTGGCGTTGTGGACTGCAATTGGGCTCCCGATCTCTTTTCTCGGAACCTTCATTGTGATGGCGCTGCTGGGAGTTTCATTCAATTTGCTGTCGATGTTCGGCCTGATCATCGTGCTGGGAATTATTGTTGATGATGCCATCGTCATTGGTGAGAACATATATCGCCGTGTCGAGGAAGGGATGTCTGCGCGAGAAGCAGCCATTCTGGGAGCGGAGGAAGTTCAATGGCCCGTGACCACCGCTGTTTTGACAACCATTGCCGCCTTTCTTCCGTTAATGTTTATTCGTGGGCAAATCGGAGATTTCTTTCGTGAGCTTCCGTTGGTGGTGATCGCTGCTCTATTAGTTTCACTGGTTGAAGCGTTGCTGATTCTTCCTGCACACTTGCGACACTTACCTTCACAAAAAGAGAAGCGGCAAGAGCTTCGAAAAAGTGCGATCGGTCGAATTGGTAGATTTTTTGATCGTCTACAAGTCGGCGTTCTAGATGCTCTCATGAGAGTTTATGCAGGGCTGTTGAGAATCGCTCTGCGTTGGCGGTATGTCTCACTGGCAGTTGCGATGTCGCTTTGTCTGGTCTCACTCGGACTCTTTGTGGGAATGGTTCCAAAAGCTCCGAGCGGCGATGCAACCGGCTCAAAAGAACAACCTCCTGAATACCAGGTCTCCATCGGAAATCTGGTCAAATGGGAATTCATCCAGAAAATGGATTCCGAATCGATGTATGCTCAAATCGAAATGCCGGTCGGTACGAACATAGAAGCGGTTGAAGAAAAGCTGAGAGTGATTGGAGAAGTCGCTGCTGACATTGTTGAAGTCGAAGGGATTCAAATGGATGTCGGCGTCATGATGGACGTCGGTGGTGCAGGCGGATTGGGTATGGAAGTGGCGTCGCATGTCGGGCAGATTTGGATCGAGTTAATGGCATCCGATGAACGTGAACTGAAAGGTCTGCGGTCCAGTCAGGAAGTCCTTGCACAACTTCGACAAGTCTCCGAAAATTTCACCGGTGTGAACTCGGTGAAATGGCAAGTCATGAACGGTGGCCCCGGCGGGAAAGATATCGAAATTCGTATTTCGGGCGGAGAGCTCGAAGAGCTGGAACAGGTTGTCCACGAATTTCAGGATCATCTGGCCACATATGCCGGGGTTGTCGACCTCTCTGACGACTTCGACCAGGGAAAGCGGGAGTTGCAAATTCAGCTTCTCGAATCTGCACGTCCTACGGGAATCACCAAAGCTTCACTCGGTCAGCACATTCGCGCCGCCACTTATGGAGCCGAAGCCCGCCGGATTACTCGTAACCGCGAAGACGTGAAAATTATGGTGCGGTATCCTGAAAATTATCGTGAAGATGTATTCAATATCGAATCGATGTGGATTCCGACTCCCGTTGGAGCCGACGGCACTCGCGGTTGGGTTCCCTTAACAGAAATTGCCAAAATTGAAGAGACGCGCGGCTTCACACAAATACACAGGTCGCAGCAAAGGCGAGCGATCTCCGTTTATGGCGACATCGATGAAGCTGTCACCGCAGCGAGTGATGTCATCTCAAAAGTCAAAGAAGACTTCGTTCCGAAAATTCTCGACAAGTATCCCGGAGTGAAAATTGAATTCCTGGGGAGTACCGAAGAGCAGGGGAAATCGTTCAGCAGCCTCAAGATGGCATTACCAGTTGCGGGGCTACTGATTTACATGATGCTGGCAGCTCTGTTTAAGTCGTACTTTCAACCGATTGTGGTGATGTCTGCAATTCCGTTTGGATTTCAGGGAGCGATCATCGGTCACTGGATTACGAATAACCCCATGACGATTCTCAGTATGATTGGCTTGATTGCACTGACTGGAATTGTCGTGAATGATTCTCTGGTGCTGGTGGACTTCATCAATCGACGTATTCGCGCAGGGATGAACGAATTTGAAGCAAGCGTTCAGGGAGCCACTCTGCGGTTGCGTCCGATTTTATTAACGACGGTGACGACGTCTGCCGGGCTCACTCCACTGATGTTTGAACGCAGTTTTCAGGCAAAGTTCCTGATCCCCATGGCTGTAACGCTCACCTTCGGTCTGGTCTTCGCCACTGTACTCACGCTGTTGATCGTCCCGGTACTCAATATGATTTTTTTCGACATTCGAAATTTCCTCGGTTGGCTGTTCGGCAAAGACTTGAGTACCTTGGCGGAGAAAGAGCTAGAAACAGTGTCTCAAGCAGAGCCGAAAACAGAACGTGAAACGGGGGCGCAGATTTCCCCTCAGCCGGAGATTCTTTGA
- the tsaD gene encoding tRNA (adenosine(37)-N6)-threonylcarbamoyltransferase complex transferase subunit TsaD: MNQPEVLLAIESSCDETAAAVIDCDLNVLSSVIATQDELHQRFGGVVPEIASRAHLSNILPVIDEALRKSERKLEDLSAIAVMTQPGLVGSLLVGLTAAKTLALVLNKPLVAVNHIHAHLYACQMIAEEEIFPAVGLVVSGGHTNLYDCRSTTEYELVGSTIDDAAGEAFDKAAAMLGLPYPGGPHIARVAQQGNPKAFRFPRTFIKDERLAFSFSGIKTSMRYTALGQPGAREEPLPLTEQRIADLSASYQEAIVDVLIAKCHQAAKKFGRKSLCVGGGVAANQRFRERLDELQEREGIQVTIAPMSLCTDNAAMGAIAWELLKQGDIADLDVDVTPGLVRHRS, encoded by the coding sequence ATGAACCAGCCTGAAGTTCTTCTGGCGATTGAATCGTCCTGCGATGAGACTGCCGCAGCTGTCATTGATTGTGATCTCAACGTCCTGAGTAGCGTGATCGCGACTCAAGATGAACTACATCAACGTTTCGGGGGAGTGGTTCCGGAAATTGCCTCGCGCGCACATCTTTCCAACATTCTCCCCGTCATCGATGAAGCATTGAGAAAAAGTGAGCGGAAACTCGAAGATCTCTCCGCCATCGCTGTGATGACTCAACCCGGCTTGGTCGGCTCTTTGCTTGTCGGTCTGACAGCTGCCAAAACACTTGCACTGGTTTTGAATAAGCCACTCGTGGCGGTCAATCATATCCACGCCCATCTTTACGCCTGCCAGATGATCGCAGAGGAAGAGATATTTCCCGCAGTCGGTTTAGTGGTCAGCGGAGGGCACACGAACCTTTATGATTGCCGTTCGACAACCGAATACGAGTTAGTCGGTTCAACCATCGATGATGCAGCTGGCGAAGCTTTCGACAAAGCTGCTGCCATGCTGGGACTCCCATATCCCGGAGGTCCGCACATCGCACGGGTCGCACAGCAGGGGAACCCGAAAGCGTTCCGGTTTCCCCGCACTTTCATCAAAGACGAGCGGCTCGCCTTCAGTTTCAGCGGAATCAAAACTTCGATGCGGTACACCGCTTTGGGGCAACCTGGCGCTCGAGAAGAGCCACTTCCACTCACGGAACAGCGCATCGCGGACTTGAGTGCCAGCTATCAGGAAGCCATCGTCGATGTCCTGATTGCGAAATGCCATCAGGCAGCCAAGAAATTTGGTCGGAAGTCACTTTGCGTCGGCGGGGGTGTGGCAGCAAATCAGCGGTTCCGTGAACGCTTGGACGAACTGCAAGAGCGAGAAGGTATCCAAGTCACGATTGCCCCGATGTCACTCTGTACTGACAACGCTGCCATGGGAGCCATTGCGTGGGAATTGCTAAAGCAGGGTGACATCGCCGATCTCGACGTCGATGTGACGCCCGGCTTAGTCCGCCATCGTTCGTGA
- a CDS encoding S41 family peptidase translates to MKYRSESVLWAATSALLTAAIFMVTVSTGVAKAQSSDDDEYYELMRVFVDTFQQIDRNYVKEVDKRKLIDAAVRGMLSELDPYSNYIAPDDVDKFTEAITQKFGGVGIRVNFDEKLRALEIITPLPGSPAYKAGIHSGDRIVEIDGKPVKEFELGKEMEKAIELLRGEPGEEVEVLVRRDGTGEEETIKLVRDTIELETALGYSHNPDSSWDFMIDDEHKIGFARLTHFTDRSAGELREVLKSLRKQDMKGFILDLRFNPGGQLRAAIDISDLFIEKGKIVSVEGRNRRDDSWAAKRFGTFTGFPMVVLINRYSASASEIVSACLQDHDRAVVIGERSWGKGSVQNVIDLENGQSALKLTTASYQRPSGKNIHRFPNAKETDVWGVSPNEGFEEKFSNKQMREFQIDRGKRDNHFLDSSYESDFEDTQLQRALDYLIGELTGESKKEEAPDEEKKEEKPAPKADEKEAAMSVPFLLVPQKSNIG, encoded by the coding sequence ATGAAATACCGATCTGAATCTGTTCTTTGGGCAGCGACTTCTGCACTTTTAACAGCTGCTATTTTTATGGTGACCGTTTCGACGGGTGTCGCCAAAGCACAATCGAGTGATGACGACGAATACTACGAACTCATGCGAGTGTTCGTTGATACATTTCAGCAGATTGATCGGAACTACGTTAAAGAGGTCGACAAACGCAAATTGATCGATGCCGCTGTTCGCGGGATGCTCTCAGAACTTGATCCATATTCGAACTACATCGCCCCTGATGATGTCGACAAGTTCACCGAGGCGATCACTCAGAAATTTGGCGGAGTCGGAATTCGCGTCAACTTTGATGAAAAATTGCGAGCGCTCGAAATCATTACTCCGCTTCCGGGAAGTCCTGCATATAAGGCGGGGATTCATTCGGGGGATCGAATTGTTGAGATTGACGGCAAGCCTGTGAAAGAATTCGAACTCGGCAAGGAGATGGAGAAAGCGATTGAGTTGCTGCGAGGCGAGCCTGGTGAAGAAGTTGAGGTTCTTGTTCGTCGTGACGGGACAGGTGAGGAAGAGACAATCAAGCTCGTTCGTGACACAATCGAACTCGAAACGGCCCTCGGGTATTCACACAATCCCGATTCGTCTTGGGACTTCATGATCGATGATGAACACAAAATCGGCTTCGCCCGTCTCACACACTTCACTGATCGGAGTGCGGGTGAGCTTCGCGAAGTTCTGAAATCCCTGCGAAAGCAGGACATGAAAGGGTTTATCCTCGACTTGCGATTCAATCCAGGTGGACAACTTCGCGCCGCGATCGATATTTCAGACTTGTTCATCGAGAAGGGGAAAATCGTCTCAGTTGAAGGCCGTAACCGTCGCGATGACAGTTGGGCCGCGAAACGTTTTGGAACCTTCACTGGATTTCCGATGGTGGTTCTCATCAATCGTTACAGCGCCTCTGCAAGTGAAATCGTGAGTGCTTGCCTGCAAGACCATGACCGCGCTGTTGTGATTGGAGAACGAAGTTGGGGGAAAGGGAGCGTTCAGAATGTGATCGATCTCGAAAACGGACAGAGCGCCTTGAAGCTCACAACTGCCAGCTATCAGCGACCGAGCGGAAAGAACATTCATCGTTTCCCGAACGCCAAAGAGACCGACGTTTGGGGCGTCTCTCCTAATGAGGGCTTTGAAGAGAAGTTTTCGAATAAACAAATGCGAGAGTTTCAAATTGACCGGGGAAAACGGGACAACCATTTCCTCGATTCGTCGTACGAAAGCGATTTTGAAGATACTCAACTGCAGCGCGCCCTGGATTATCTGATTGGCGAATTAACCGGAGAATCCAAGAAAGAAGAAGCTCCCGATGAGGAGAAAAAGGAGGAGAAACCTGCTCCAAAAGCTGATGAAAAAGAAGCTGCGATGAGCGTTCCATTTCTTCTTGTCCCGCAAAAAAGCAACATCGGTTGA